The nucleotide sequence ATATCCTTTGGTGTGGCTCCAACTGCCTTTCTCACACCAATTTCTCTCGTTCTTTCAGTCACAGATACAAGCATGATATTCATAATTCCGATACCGCCTACAATAAGAGCCATAGAGGCTATTGCGATCATAGCAATAAAAATACCACCCGTTATTTGCTTGTAAGCCGAAATCAATACCTCCGATGTGTTCAGGAAAAAGTTATTATCTTCCGTAAACCTTATACCCCTTCTGGCCCTCATAAGGCTTTCAATAGCCTCCATACCTTTTTCAAAAGGAACGTCATCCCTTATTTTGGCAACAATTTGAAGACTTCTGAATATTCGGTAAGGTCCGAACCTTCCTCGCACAGGAAAATATTTTAAAACCGTCGTGATTGGGATCAACATAACATCATCCATATTTTGCCCAAGGAGTTGTCCTTTTGGCTTCAAGACACCAATTATGGTGAATTTATACCTGTCAATCCAAATTTCCTTACCAATAGGGTCTTCGTCAGGGAAAAGTCTCTGCTTGATGAAATCACCAATAATCACCGTATTTGTCTTATACAGAATGTCATTCTCAATAAAAGGCCTTCCGGAAGCTAATTCATACCCAGATATTGCTATGTAGTCTGGTTCCACTCCTGAAGGGCTTGCATCAACAGTCTTCTCTTTGTACCTCACCGTAATTGTTCTAACAGGCTGAATCGCTGAAACAAGCTCAACTTCATCTAAATTCTTGATTGCTTTTGCATCTTCTATGGTTAAATCGGGGGTTTTCATAAGCTTTCGAATTTCCTCCTGGGTTAATCTGCCAGTGAGAACCCACTTGTACTTTTGAACATATACCGTAGAGGTCCCAAGCCCACCAAGTACCTTGTATACGTATTTATTAATACCGTCAATAACTGAAACCATTGCGATGACCGTAGAGACTCCCACAATTATTCCGAGAGTTGTGAGTAAAGAACGAAGCTTGTTGCTATTAAAAGTCAACCACGCCGATTTCAATAATTCGATAAACCCATTCATTTCACCTCCGAATATATTGACGTAATTATAAGCCAATTTGTTCGCATTAAAAACAATTTTAGGATTTTGGTTTAAAATTTTTCCATGGACATCAAAATATTAGCGAGTGAAAGCCTTGGAGTTAGATCGTACTGTACTTATGTTAAGACAGAATCTATAAAGGTTATCATAGACCCTGGGTGTGCACTTGGCCCTGATAGATTCAACCTTCCTCCACATAAGCAAGAGGTTGAATCCTTGTGGGAATGCTGGGAAAGAATAAATAAACATTTGAAAGAATGCGATGTTGCGATTATAACCCACTACCATTACGATCACCACCACTACAGGAATGCAAATCTTTACGAAGGAAAAACTCTTTTATTTAAAGACTTTTCAACTATAAATCCAAGACAGAAAAGAAGAGCCGAAAAGTTTTTTGAGGAATTGAAATCCCCAAGGGCAGTGATTGCCGCAGACGGAAGGAGCTTTCGTTTCGGAAAGACGGAAGTTGAGTTTACCAAGGCACTGCCTCATGGATATGGAAGAGAAGATATCAAGGTAATCGGAGTTTATATCAAAGAAAATGAGGAAAGCATTTTTTACACGTCTGACATTTCTGGAGTCTTTGTGGATTCTCTCGTCGATTTTTTAAAAAACAAACAAATTACCACGCTTATTTTTGATGGCTTCCCGCTGTACATAAAAGGGTCTGTCTTAAAGAACAAATGGTTCTTGGATTCCCTCAAAAAGCTTGATTTCTTAATACGCAAGTGTAATATAAAAAATCTGATTATTGACCATCATTCGGCCAGAATTCAGGATTGGAAAAAATATTACGAAGAGATTTTAAGTAACAAAAACCTCAGTTTTGTAGGAACAGCCGCTGAATTCCTTAAAATGCAACCCAAATACTTGGAATCAATGAGAAGAACCCTTTTTACCAAA is from bacterium and encodes:
- a CDS encoding ABC transporter permease, with the translated sequence MNGFIELLKSAWLTFNSNKLRSLLTTLGIIVGVSTVIAMVSVIDGINKYVYKVLGGLGTSTVYVQKYKWVLTGRLTQEEIRKLMKTPDLTIEDAKAIKNLDEVELVSAIQPVRTITVRYKEKTVDASPSGVEPDYIAISGYELASGRPFIENDILYKTNTVIIGDFIKQRLFPDEDPIGKEIWIDRYKFTIIGVLKPKGQLLGQNMDDVMLIPITTVLKYFPVRGRFGPYRIFRSLQIVAKIRDDVPFEKGMEAIESLMRARRGIRFTEDNNFFLNTSEVLISAYKQITGGIFIAMIAIASMALIVGGIGIMNIMLVSVTERTREIGVRKAVGATPKDILLLFLIEAILLTTIGGLIGVAFGLIFGKVVSFLTPLPASIPLWSVIVGLGFSSAVGLFFGIYPARKAARLNPVEALRYE
- a CDS encoding MBL fold metallo-hydrolase, with amino-acid sequence MDIKILASESLGVRSYCTYVKTESIKVIIDPGCALGPDRFNLPPHKQEVESLWECWERINKHLKECDVAIITHYHYDHHHYRNANLYEGKTLLFKDFSTINPRQKRRAEKFFEELKSPRAVIAADGRSFRFGKTEVEFTKALPHGYGREDIKVIGVYIKENEESIFYTSDISGVFVDSLVDFLKNKQITTLIFDGFPLYIKGSVLKNKWFLDSLKKLDFLIRKCNIKNLIIDHHSARIQDWKKYYEEILSNKNLSFVGTAAEFLKMQPKYLESMRRTLFTKK